A window from Bubalus kerabau isolate K-KA32 ecotype Philippines breed swamp buffalo chromosome 5, PCC_UOA_SB_1v2, whole genome shotgun sequence encodes these proteins:
- the LOC129652710 gene encoding upstream-binding factor 1-like protein 1 isoform X1: MDAVIVAKHRIAHCKTSEITHLLNLESDETEDSAEVPELLGPFKYPKDLEMAMPESQDDWSKEDIVQLLECMEKNIPSNDRHTFKATQSVMDWGKVAFKDFSGEMCKLKWLEISYNLRKFRTLKELILEAKENVNNSKRIKHKKHPDLPKKPLTAYLRFFKEMRPQYLQKHPKMSNQELTKVLSEEYRKLPEQLKLKYSQDFQKEKQEFQEKMALFREQHPDLVQNSTKLDVPKGSQSKVPKKFQEHVQKVRSPPENHLPMKWKFHGEPKKPPMNGYHKFHQDLWSSRELKVVPPRERMVEISRRWQWVPQDQKELYKKQAEELQTQYKVDLDLFLRTLSPEEYAAYREVTCAKPKNMSMTGGPNPKIRRMGLQSPSSGNLQGRFREDPVLQAAELASSDTTGEHSPASGRSEENEEDAEEDATNSSDQCREDEDCKFESTGNEDEDCDVESTVCNSSS, from the exons ATGGATGCAGTGATAGTAGCT aAACATAGAATTGCACACTGCAAGACTTCGGAAATAACTCATCTGCTGAATCTTGAGAGTGACGAAACTGAAGATTCTGCTGAGGTGCCTGAACTGCTGGGACCATTTAAGTATCCCAAAGACCTAGAAATGGCGATGCCTGAAAGTCAAGATGACTGGTCCAAGGAAGACATTGTGCAGTTACTGGAATGTATGGAGAAAAACATTCCATCCAATGACAGGCACACATTCAAAGCGACCCAGTCAGTGATGGACTGGGGTAAAGtagcttttaaagatttttctgggGAAATGTGCAAACTCAAATGGTTAGAGATTTCCTATAACTTGAGAAAGTTTCGCACTTTGAAAGAATTAATCTTGGAGGCTAAGGAAAACGTTAACaattccaaaagaataaaacacaagaAACATCCAGATTTACCCAAGAAGCCCCTGACAGCTTACCTCCgcttttttaaagagatgagacCTCAGTACCTCCAAAAACACCCCAAGATGAGCAACCAGGAGCTGACCAAAGTTCTGTCTGAGGAATACAGGAAGCTGCCAGAACAGCTCAAGCTGAAATACAGTCAAGatttccagaaagagaaacaagagtTTCAGGAGAAAATGGCTCTGTTCAGAGAACAGCACCCTGATCTAGTCCAGAACTCCACGAAACTTGATGTCCCCAAAGGAAGTCAAAGCAAAGTGCCAAAGAAGTTTCAGGAACATGTCCAAAAAGTGAGGTCTCCCCCAGAAAACCATTTACCCATGAAATGGAAATTCCACGGAGAGCCCAAGAAGCCCCCAATGAATGGCTATCACAAGTTCCACCAGGATCTCTGGTCGAGCAGGGAGCTGAAAGTGGTGCCCCCGAGGGAGCGCATGGTGGAGATCAGTAGACGCTGGCAGTGGGTCCCCCAGGACCAGAAGGAGCTTTATAAGAAGCAGGCAGAGGAACTGCAGACACAGTACAAGGTGGACCTTGATCTCTTTCTCAGGACTCTGTCTCCTGAAGAATATGCTGCTTACAGAGAGGTGACCTGTGCTAAGCCTAAGAACATGAGTATGACGGGGGGCCCGAACCCCAAGATTAGAAGGATGGGTCTGCAGTCCCCATCATCAGGGAATTTGCAAGGAAGATTTAGAGAGGACCCGGTGCTTCAGGCTGCAGAGTTAGCatcatcagacacgactggagaaCATTCTCCTGCCTCAGGGAGATCAGAGGAAAATGAGGAAGATGCAGAGGAGGATGCCACTAACTCCTCAGACCAGTGCAGAGAAGATGAAGACTGCAAATTTGAAAGCACTGGGAATGAAGATGAAGATTGTGATGTTGAGAGCACTGTCTGTAACTCATCTTCCTAA
- the LOC129652710 gene encoding upstream-binding factor 1-like protein 1 isoform X2, protein MAMPESQDDWSKEDIVQLLECMEKNIPSNDRHTFKATQSVMDWGKVAFKDFSGEMCKLKWLEISYNLRKFRTLKELILEAKENVNNSKRIKHKKHPDLPKKPLTAYLRFFKEMRPQYLQKHPKMSNQELTKVLSEEYRKLPEQLKLKYSQDFQKEKQEFQEKMALFREQHPDLVQNSTKLDVPKGSQSKVPKKFQEHVQKVRSPPENHLPMKWKFHGEPKKPPMNGYHKFHQDLWSSRELKVVPPRERMVEISRRWQWVPQDQKELYKKQAEELQTQYKVDLDLFLRTLSPEEYAAYREVTCAKPKNMSMTGGPNPKIRRMGLQSPSSGNLQGRFREDPVLQAAELASSDTTGEHSPASGRSEENEEDAEEDATNSSDQCREDEDCKFESTGNEDEDCDVESTVCNSSS, encoded by the coding sequence ATGGCGATGCCTGAAAGTCAAGATGACTGGTCCAAGGAAGACATTGTGCAGTTACTGGAATGTATGGAGAAAAACATTCCATCCAATGACAGGCACACATTCAAAGCGACCCAGTCAGTGATGGACTGGGGTAAAGtagcttttaaagatttttctgggGAAATGTGCAAACTCAAATGGTTAGAGATTTCCTATAACTTGAGAAAGTTTCGCACTTTGAAAGAATTAATCTTGGAGGCTAAGGAAAACGTTAACaattccaaaagaataaaacacaagaAACATCCAGATTTACCCAAGAAGCCCCTGACAGCTTACCTCCgcttttttaaagagatgagacCTCAGTACCTCCAAAAACACCCCAAGATGAGCAACCAGGAGCTGACCAAAGTTCTGTCTGAGGAATACAGGAAGCTGCCAGAACAGCTCAAGCTGAAATACAGTCAAGatttccagaaagagaaacaagagtTTCAGGAGAAAATGGCTCTGTTCAGAGAACAGCACCCTGATCTAGTCCAGAACTCCACGAAACTTGATGTCCCCAAAGGAAGTCAAAGCAAAGTGCCAAAGAAGTTTCAGGAACATGTCCAAAAAGTGAGGTCTCCCCCAGAAAACCATTTACCCATGAAATGGAAATTCCACGGAGAGCCCAAGAAGCCCCCAATGAATGGCTATCACAAGTTCCACCAGGATCTCTGGTCGAGCAGGGAGCTGAAAGTGGTGCCCCCGAGGGAGCGCATGGTGGAGATCAGTAGACGCTGGCAGTGGGTCCCCCAGGACCAGAAGGAGCTTTATAAGAAGCAGGCAGAGGAACTGCAGACACAGTACAAGGTGGACCTTGATCTCTTTCTCAGGACTCTGTCTCCTGAAGAATATGCTGCTTACAGAGAGGTGACCTGTGCTAAGCCTAAGAACATGAGTATGACGGGGGGCCCGAACCCCAAGATTAGAAGGATGGGTCTGCAGTCCCCATCATCAGGGAATTTGCAAGGAAGATTTAGAGAGGACCCGGTGCTTCAGGCTGCAGAGTTAGCatcatcagacacgactggagaaCATTCTCCTGCCTCAGGGAGATCAGAGGAAAATGAGGAAGATGCAGAGGAGGATGCCACTAACTCCTCAGACCAGTGCAGAGAAGATGAAGACTGCAAATTTGAAAGCACTGGGAATGAAGATGAAGATTGTGATGTTGAGAGCACTGTCTGTAACTCATCTTCCTAA